From a region of the Cognatiyoonia koreensis genome:
- the fabI gene encoding enoyl-ACP reductase FabI — MTSKLMAGQRGLIMGLANDKSIAWGIAKACADAGAELAFSYQGEALKKRVDPLAASVGSDIVLPCDVGDEASIDALFAALEEKWGKLDFIVHAIGFSDKNELRGRYVDTTRGNFLTSMDISVYSFTAVVQRAEKMMTDGGSCLTLTYYGAEKVMPHYNVMGVAKAALEASVRYLAEDLGKKAIRVNAISAGTIKTLAASGIGDFRLIMKWNEYNSPLRRTVTQEEVGKSALYLLSDLGSAVTGEVLHVDAGYHVVGMKAVDAPDISKE; from the coding sequence ATGACATCAAAACTGATGGCCGGTCAGCGCGGTTTGATCATGGGACTTGCTAATGACAAGTCCATCGCTTGGGGGATCGCAAAGGCCTGCGCCGATGCCGGCGCGGAACTGGCCTTTTCCTATCAAGGTGAGGCTTTGAAAAAGCGGGTCGATCCGTTGGCCGCATCCGTGGGCTCTGATATTGTCTTGCCATGTGACGTCGGCGACGAGGCATCGATCGACGCGCTGTTCGCTGCCCTTGAAGAAAAATGGGGCAAACTTGACTTCATCGTTCACGCCATTGGTTTTTCTGATAAAAACGAGTTGCGCGGTCGGTATGTTGACACGACACGCGGCAATTTTCTGACGTCGATGGATATCTCTGTTTATTCATTCACGGCCGTTGTCCAGCGTGCTGAGAAAATGATGACCGATGGCGGGTCATGCCTCACGCTCACCTATTACGGTGCGGAAAAAGTCATGCCACACTACAATGTCATGGGGGTCGCGAAGGCTGCGCTGGAAGCGTCTGTACGCTACCTTGCCGAAGACCTTGGAAAAAAGGCGATCCGCGTGAATGCGATCAGCGCCGGAACAATCAAGACACTGGCAGCATCGGGCATCGGCGATTTTCGGCTCATCATGAAATGGAACGAATATAACTCGCCATTGCGCCGCACGGTGACGCAGGAAGAAGTGGGCAAGTCCGCACTTTATCTGCTGTCTGATTTGGGCTCTGCTGTGACGGGCGAAGTGTTGCACGTCGATGCCGGCTATCATGTGGTCGGGATGAAGGCGGTCGACGCACCAGATATCTCCAAGGAATGA
- the pdxH gene encoding pyridoxamine 5'-phosphate oxidase encodes MTDRTDIFAGDDPFALAQSWLQEAEASEINDPNAIALATVDADGLPNVRMVLLKEIEANAFVFYTNYEGTKGQELATSGKAAFVMHWKSLHRQIRVRGTVEKEDGPQADAYYRSRSLKSRLGAWASRQSTPLKSRAALMAEVAKVTAQHGTNPDRPPYWGGFRIIPSEIEFWADGNFRLHDRFRWTRLAPDAEWSIVRLSP; translated from the coding sequence ATGACGGACCGGACAGACATATTTGCGGGGGATGACCCCTTTGCATTGGCACAATCATGGCTGCAAGAGGCTGAAGCGAGCGAGATCAACGATCCGAACGCAATCGCACTCGCAACCGTAGATGCTGATGGTTTGCCAAATGTGCGGATGGTCCTTTTGAAAGAAATCGAAGCGAACGCATTCGTTTTCTACACCAACTACGAAGGTACGAAGGGTCAGGAACTGGCCACCAGCGGCAAAGCGGCGTTTGTCATGCACTGGAAATCGTTGCATCGCCAGATCCGCGTGCGCGGCACCGTTGAAAAGGAAGATGGCCCACAGGCGGATGCCTATTACAGGTCACGCTCGCTCAAGAGCAGACTCGGGGCGTGGGCATCGCGCCAATCGACACCGTTGAAGTCGCGCGCAGCACTGATGGCTGAAGTGGCAAAAGTGACCGCACAACATGGCACGAACCCTGATCGCCCGCCATACTGGGGTGGTTTCCGGATCATCCCGAGCGAAATCGAATTCTGGGCCGATGGCAACTTCCGGTTGCACGATCGGTTCCGTTGGACCCGCCTGGCCCCTGATGCGGAATGGTCGATTGTCCGACTTTCGCCGTAA